Proteins encoded by one window of Musa acuminata AAA Group cultivar baxijiao unplaced genomic scaffold, Cavendish_Baxijiao_AAA HiC_scaffold_811, whole genome shotgun sequence:
- the LOC135664182 gene encoding ribulose bisphosphate carboxylase large chain encodes MSCREGLMSPQTETKASVGFKAGVKDYKLNYYTPDYEVKDTDILAAFRVTPQPGVPPEEAGAAVAAESSTGTWTTVWTDGLTSLDRYKGRCYHIEAVVGEENQYIAYVAYPLDLFEEGSVTNMFTSIVGNVFGFKALRALRLEDLRIPTSYSKTFQGPPHGIQVERDKLNKYGRPLLGCTIKPKLGLSAKNYGRAVYECLRGGLDFTKDDENVNSQPFMRWRDRFLFCTEALFKAQAETGEIKGHYLNATAGTCEEMMKRAICARELGVPIVMHDYLTGGFTANTSLAHYCRDNGLLLHIHRAMHAVIDRQKNHGMHFRVLAKALRMSGGDHIHAGTVVGKLEGEREMTLGFVDLLRDDYIEKDRSRGIFFTQDWVSMPGVLPVASGGIHVWHMPALTEIFGDDSVLQFGGGTLGHPWGNAPGAVANRVALEACVQARNEGRDLAREGNEIIREASKWSPELAAACEVWKEIKFEFEPVDKLDKEKK; translated from the coding sequence ATGAGTTGTAGGGAGGGACTTATGTCACCACAAACAGAGACTAAAGCAAGTGTTGGATTTAAAGCTGGTGTTAAAGATTACAAATTGAATTATTATACTCCTGACTACGAAGTCAAAGATACTGATATCTTGGCAGCATTCCGAGTAACTCCTCAACCTGGAGTTCCGCCCGAAGAAGCAGGGGCTGCGGTAGCTGCCGAATCTTCTACTGGTACATGGACAACTGTGTGGACTGATGGACTTACCAGTCTTGATCGTTACAAAGGGCGATGCTACCACATCGAGGCCGTTGTTGGGGAGGAAAATCAATATATTGCTTATGTAGCTTATCCTTTAGACCTTTTTGAAGAAGGTTCTGTTACTAACATGTTTACTTCCATTGTGGGTAATGTATTTGGTTTCAAAGCCTTACGAGCTCTACGTCTGGAGGATCTGCGAATTCCCACTTCTTATTCCAAAACTTTCCAAGGCCCGCCTCACGGCATTCAGGTTGAAAGAGATAAGTTGAACAAGTATGGTCGTCCCCTATTGGGATGCACTATTAAACCAAAATTGGGATTATCTGCAAAAAACTACGGTAGAGCGGTTTATGAATGTCTACGTGGTGGACTTGATTTTACCAAAGATGATGAAAACGTAAACTCACAACCATTTATGCGTTGGAGAGATCGTTTCTTATTTTGCACCGAAGCACTTTTTAAAGCGCAGGCCGAAACAGGTGAAATCAAAGGACATTACTTGAATGCTACTGCGGGTACatgtgaagaaatgatgaaaagggCCATATGTGCCAGAGAATTAGGAGTTCCTATCGTAATGCATGACTACTTAACTGGTGGATTCACTGCAAATACTAGCTTGGCTCATTATTGCCGTGACAACGGCCTACTTCTTCACATCCATCGCGCAATGCATGCAGTTATTGATAGACAGAAAAATCATGGTATGCATTTCCGTGTACTAGCTAAAGCATTACGTATGTCTGGTGGAGATCATATTCACGCCGGTACAGTAGTAGGTAAACTGGAAGGGGAACGTGAGATGACTTTAGGTTTCGTTGATTTATTACGTGATGATTATATCGAAAAAGACCGAAGTCGCGGTATTTTCTTCACTCAAGATTGGGTCTCTATGCCAGGTGTTCTGCCCGTGGCTTCAGGGGGTATTCATGTTTGGCATATGCCTGCTCTGACCGAAATCTTTGGGGATGATTCCGTACTACAGTTTGGCGGAGGAACTTTAGGACACCCTTGGGGAAATGCACCTGGTGCAGTAGCTAATAGGGTGGCTTTAGAGGCGTGTGTACAAGCTCGTAATGAGGGACGTGATCTTGCTCGTGAAGGTAATGAAATTATCCGTGAAGCTAGCAAATGGAGCCCTGAACTAGCCGCTGCTTGTGAAGTATGGAAAGAGATCAAATTCGAATTCGAACCAGTAGATAAGCTagataaagagaaaaagtaa
- the LOC135664178 gene encoding cytochrome f-like, whose protein sequence is MTRSISVSIMIYVITRASISNAYPIFAQQGYENPREATGRIVCANCHLANKPVDIEVPQAVLPDTVFEAVVRIPYDKQLKQVLANGKKGTLNVGAVLILPDGFELAPLDRISPELKEKIGNLSFQSYRPNKRNIIVIGPVPGQKYSEIVFPILSPDPATKKDVHFLKYPIYVGGNRGRGQIYPDGSKSNNTVYNATSAGIVSRIVRKEKGGYEITIVDASDGHQVVDIIPPGPELLVSEGESIKLDQPLTSNPNVGGFGQGDAEIVLQDPLRVQGLFVTAYLQYRRGDQLDL, encoded by the coding sequence ATGACTCGATCCATTTCTGTATCGATCATGATATATGTAATAACTCGGGCATCTATTTCAAATGCATATCCCATTTTTGCGCAGCAGGGTTATGAAAACCCGCGAGAAGCAACGGGACGAATTGTATGTGCCAATTGCCATTTAGCTAATAAACCCGTGGATATTGAAGTTCCGCAAGCTGTGCTTCCTGATACTGTATTTGAAGCAGTTGTTCGAATCCCTTATGATAAGCAACTGAAACAAGTTCTTGCTAATGGTAAAAAGGGGACTTTGAATGTGGGGGCTGTTCTCATTTTACCCGACGGATTCGAATTAGCCCCCCTTGATCGTATTTCTCCTGAGTTGAAAGAAAAGATAGGAAATCTGTCTTTTCAGAGTTATCGTCCcaacaaaagaaatattattgtgATAGGTCCTGTTCCCGGTCAGAAATATAGTGAAATCGTCTTTCCCATTCTTTCCCCCGACCCTGCTACGAAGAAAGACGTTCACTTCTTAAAATATCCCATATACGTAGGTGGGAACAGAGGAAGGGGTCAGATTTATCCTGATGGTAGCAAAAGTAACAATACAGTCTATAATGCTACATCAGCAGGTATAGTAAGCAGAATAGTACGTAAAGAAAAAGGGGGATATGAAATAACCATAGTTGATGCATCGGATGGACATCAAGTGGTTGATATTATACCTCCAGGACCAGAACTTCTTGTTTCAGAGGGTGAATCCATCAAGCTTGATCAACCATTAACAAGCAATCCCAATGTGGGAGGCTTTGGTCAGGGAGATGCAGAAATAGTGCTTCAAGACCCATTACGGGTCCAag
- the LOC135664181 gene encoding ATP synthase subunit beta, chloroplastic, with product MRINPTPSSPAVSTLEEQNLGRIAQIIGPVLDVVFPPGKMPNIYNALVVKGRDTIGQQINVTCEVQQLLGNNRVRAVAMSATDGLMRGMEVIDTGAPLSVPVGGATLGRIFNVLGEPVDNLGPVDTSTTSPIHRPAPAFIQLETKLSIFETGIKVVDLLAPYRRGGKIGLFGGAGVGKTVLIMELINNIAKAHGGVSVFGGVGERTREGNDLYMEMKESGVINEKNIAESKVALVYGQMNEPPGARMRVGLTALTMAEYFRDVNEQDVLLFIDNIFRFVQAGSEVSALLGRMPSAVGYQPTLSTEMGSLQERITSTKEGSITSIQAVYVPADDLTDPAPATTFAHLDATTVLSRGLAAKGIYPAVDPLDSTSTMLQPRIVGEEHYETAQRVKQTSQRYKELQDIIAILGLDELSEEDRLTVARARKIERFLSQPFFVAEVFTGSPGKYVGLAETIRGFQLILSGELDSLPEQAFYLVGNIDEATAKAMNLEEESKLKK from the coding sequence atgagaatcaaTCCTACCCCTTCTAGTCCTGCGGTTTCcacacttgaagaacaaaacctAGGGCGTATCGCTCAAATTATTGGCCCAGTACTGGATGTTGTTTTTCCTCCGGGCAAGATGCCTAATATTTATAACGCTTTGGTAGTTAAGGGTCGAGATACTATTGGTCAGCAAATTAATGTGACTTGTGAGGTACAACAATTATTAGGAAATAATCGAGTTAGAGCTGTAGCTATGAGTGCTACAGATGGACTGATGAGAGGAATGGAAGTGATTGACACGGGAGCTCCTCTAAGCGTTCCAGTCGGTGGAGCTACCCTCGGACGAATTTTCAACGTTCTTGGGGAGCCTGTTGATAATTTAGGTCCTGTAGATACTAGCACAACATCTCCTATTCATAGACCTGCACCTGCCTTTATACAGTTAGAGACGAAATTATCAATCTTTGAAACAGGAATTAAAGTAGTGGATCTTTTAGCTCCTTATCGCCGTGGAGGAAAAATCGGACTATTTGGAGGAGCTGGAGTAGGTAAAACAGTACTCATCATGGAATTGATCAACAACATTGCCAAAGCTCATGGAGGCGTATCTGTATTTGGCGGAGTAGGCGAACGTACTCGTGAAGGAAATGATCTTTACATGGAAATGAAAGAATCCGgagtaattaatgaaaaaaatattgcagAATCAAAAGTAGCTCTAGTCTACGGTCAAATGAATGAACCGCCGGGAGCTCGTATGAGAGTTGGTTTGACTGCCCTAACTATGGCGGAATATTTCCGGGATGTTAATGAACAAGACGTACTTCTATTCATCGACAATATCTTTCGTTTCGTCCAAGCAGGATCAGAAGTATCCGCCTTATTGGGGAGAATGCCTTCTGCAGTGGGTTATCAACCTACCCTTAGTACAGAAATGGGTTCTTTGCAAGAAAGAATTACTTCTACCAAAGAGGGATCTATAACTTCGATCCAAGCCGTTTATGTACCTGCGGACGATTTGACCGACCCTGCTCCTGCCACGacatttgcacatttagatgctaCTACCGTATTATCGAGAGGATTAGCTGCCAAAGGTATTTATCCAGCAGTGGATCCTTTAGATTCAACGTCAACTATGTTACAACCTCGGATCGTTGGCGAGGAACATTATGAAACTGCGCAAAGAGTTAAGCAAACTTCACAACGTTACAAAGAACTTCAGGACATTATAGCTATTCTTGGGTTGGACGAATTATCCGAAGAAGATCGTTTAACTGTAGCAAGAGCACGAAAAATCGAGCGTTTCTTATCACAACCCTTCTTCGTGGCAGAAGTATTTACTGGTTCTCCAGGAAAATATGTTGGTCTTGCAGAAACAATTAGGGGGTTTCAACTGATCCTTTCCGGAGAATTAGACAGTCTTCCCGAGCAGGCCTTTTATTTAGTAGGTAACATCGATGAAGCTACCGCGAAAGCTATGAACTTAGAAGAGGAGAGCAAATTGAAGAAATGA
- the LOC135664179 gene encoding acetyl-coenzyme A carboxylase carboxyl transferase subunit beta, chloroplastic-like produces MGKWWFRSMLSNEKLEHRCGLSKSRCGLSKSMDSLDGIGHTSRSEQPILNDTKNDTKKKIPSWNHSGNYSFTNVDSLFEIKDIWSLISDDTFLVRDSNGDSYSVYFDIENQIFEVDNDSSFLSELEKKLSSYLSRGSKKKNHYYYHYMYDTQSGWNNHINSCIDSYLRFEVSINSSISGSTNNYSDSYFYNFICTENRNSSESGRSSKRTRKNFNDFHEEVESDFHEEVEFHEEVESDFHEEVESDFHEEVEFHEEVESNDFNEEVESDFNEEVESDFNEEVESDFNEEVESDFNEEVESDFNEEVEFHEEVEFHEEVESDFHEEVESNDFNINQKYKHLWVQCENCYGLNYKKFFKSKMNICEQCGYHLKMSSSDRIELSIDPGTWDPLDKDMISIDPIDFRSKEEPYGDRIDSYQRRTGLADAIQTGIGQINGIPVAIGVMDFQFMGGSMGSVVGEKITRLIEYATNRSLPVIIVCASGGARMQEGSLSLMQMAKISSASSNYQSDKKLFYVSILTSPTTGGVTASFGMLGDIIIAEPNAYIAFAGKRVIEQTLKKVIPEGSQVSEYLFHKGLFDPIVPRNLLKGVLGELFQLHGFFPLNPSSKM; encoded by the coding sequence ATGGGAAAATGGTGGTTCCGTTCGATGTTGTCTAACGAGAAGTTAGAACATAGGTGTGGGCTAAGTAAATCTAGGTGTGGGCTAAGTAAATCAATGGATAGTCTTGATGGTATTGGACATACCAGTAGAAGTGAACAACCTATTCTAAACGATACGAAGAACGATACGAAGAAAAAGATTCCTAGTTGGAATCATAGTGGTAATTATAGTTTCACTAATGTTGATTCTTtatttgaaatcaaggatatttGGAGTTTGATCTCTGATGACACTTTTTTAGTTAGGGATAGTAATGGTGACAGTTACTCTgtatattttgatattgaaaATCAGATTTTTGAGGTTGACAATGATAGTTCTTTTCTGAGTGAACTAGAAAAAAAACTTTCTAGTTATTTGAGTAGGGGGTCTAAGAAAAAGAATCACTACTATTATCATTACATGTATGATACTCAATCTGGTTGGAATAATCACATTAATAGTTGCATTGATAGTTATCTTCGTTTTGAAGTCAGTATTAATAGTTCTATTTCGGGTAGTACCAACAATTACAGTGACAGTTACTTTTATAACTTCATTTGTACTGAAAATAGAAATAGTAGTGAGAGCGGTAGGTCTAGTAAAAGAACTAGAAAAAATTTCAATGATTTCCATGAAGAGgtggaatccgatttccatgaagaagtagaattccacgaagaagtagaatccgacttccatgaagaagtagaatccgatttccatgaagaagtagaattccacgaagaagtagaatccaatgatttcaatgaagaagtagaatctgatttcaatgaagaagtggaatccgatttcaatgaagaagtggaatccgatttcaatgaagaagtggaatccgatttcaatgaagaagtggaatccgatttcaatgaagaagtagaattccatgaagaagtagaattccatgaagaagtagaatccgacttccatgaagaagtagaatccaatgatttcaatataaatcaaaaataCAAACATTTATGGGTTCAATGCGAAAATTGTTatggattaaattataaaaaattttttaagtcaaaaatgaatatttgtgaacagtgtggatatcatttgaaaatgagtAGTTCAGATAGAATTGAACTTTCGATTGATCCCGGAACTTGGGATCCTCTGGATAAAGATATGATATCTATAGACCCCATTGATTTTCGTTCAAAAGAGGAACCTTATGGAGATCGTATCGATTCTTATCAAAGAAGGACAGGTTTAGCTGATGCTATTCAAACAGGCATAGGTCAAATAAATGGTATTCCCGTAGCAATTGGCGTTATGGATTTTCAGTTTATGGGAGGTAGTATGGGATCCGTAGTAGGCGAGAAAATTACTCGTTTGATCGAGTATGCTACTAATCGATCTCTACCTGTCATTATTGTGTGTGCTTCTGGAGGAGCACGCATGCAAGAAGGAAGTTTGAGCTTGATGCAAATGGCTAAAATATCTTCTGCTTCATCTAATTATCAATCAGATAAAAAGTTATTCTATGTATCAATTCTTACATCTCCTACAACTGGTGGAGTAACAGCCAGTTTTGGTATGTTGGGGGATATCATTATTGCTGAACCTAACGCCTACATTGCATTTGCGGGTAAAAGAGTAATtgaacaaacattaaaaaaggtaatacCTGAAGGTTCACAAGTGTCTGAGTATTTATTCCATAAAGGTTTATTCGACCCAATAGTACCACGTAATCTTTTAAAAGGTGTTCTGGGTGAGTTATTTCAGCTCCACGGTTTCTTTCCCTTGAATCCAAGTTCAAAAATGTAA